Proteins encoded in a region of the Armatimonadota bacterium genome:
- a CDS encoding DUF2905 domain-containing protein translates to MEQAGKTLMIVGAAAAVVGAVLWVAGRAFPGLRLGRLPGDFVIEKPGWTFAFPVATMVLLSVVLTVVLWIIGAGRK, encoded by the coding sequence ATGGAACAGGCCGGAAAGACCTTGATGATCGTCGGCGCGGCGGCCGCCGTCGTGGGCGCCGTGCTGTGGGTGGCCGGACGCGCTTTTCCCGGCCTTCGCTTGGGCCGCTTGCCCGGTGATTTCGTCATCGAGAAGCCGGGATGGACGTTCGCCTTCCCGGTCGCTACGATGGTGCTCCTGTCGGTCGTCCTGACGGTCGTGCTCTGGATCATCGGGGCGGGGCGGAAATGA
- a CDS encoding helix-turn-helix domain-containing protein, with protein MIRRLLDPELSLEEVSRLLGVCPATVRRYTNKGWLEHHRTKGGQRRFRLSGLVRFVDKHGRIPEA; from the coding sequence ATGATCCGACGGCTTCTCGACCCCGAGTTGTCGCTCGAAGAAGTGAGCCGCCTGTTAGGCGTCTGCCCGGCGACGGTCAGACGGTACACGAACAAGGGCTGGCTCGAACACCACCGGACGAAGGGCGGGCAGCGCCGCTTCCGGCTCAGCGGCCTCGTCCGCTTCGTGGACAAGCACGGCCGCATCCCCGAGGCATAA
- the queA gene encoding tRNA preQ1(34) S-adenosylmethionine ribosyltransferase-isomerase QueA, whose product MNLDVLDYELPEDLIAQAPLPDRTASRLLVLHRGSGLIEHLSFRDALGLLQAGDLLVMNDTRVTARRLLGHRETGGKVEALILGRQGADHLALTRPAKKLRPGETIAFDQGLSARVVADLGNGRKLLSFDGAPDDVIASAGSVPLPPYVHGTLEDEERYQTVYASAPGSAAAPTAGLHFTSGFLTELRAIGVETATVTLDVGLDTFRPIASEDPLRHEMHGERCVVPLLTARKIAECRGRVVAVGTTTVRTLESLSTGPRRVEPKSTDTRLFITPGYRFKTVDAMFTNFHLPKTTMLLMVSALSSPESVRTAYREAVERRYRFLSFGDSMLIL is encoded by the coding sequence CTGAACCTCGACGTCTTGGACTACGAACTGCCGGAGGACCTGATCGCGCAGGCCCCGTTGCCCGACCGGACGGCGTCGCGGCTACTGGTCCTGCACCGCGGTTCGGGACTGATCGAGCACTTGAGTTTCCGGGACGCGCTCGGTCTGCTCCAGGCCGGCGACCTTCTCGTGATGAACGATACAAGGGTCACGGCCCGTCGACTTCTCGGGCACCGGGAAACGGGCGGCAAGGTCGAAGCCTTGATCTTGGGACGACAAGGGGCCGACCACTTGGCGTTGACCCGGCCTGCCAAAAAGCTCCGTCCAGGCGAGACCATCGCGTTCGACCAAGGGTTGTCGGCACGGGTCGTCGCTGATCTCGGAAACGGCCGCAAGCTCCTGTCGTTCGACGGCGCTCCTGACGACGTGATCGCGTCCGCCGGATCCGTCCCTCTGCCACCGTACGTCCACGGAACCCTCGAAGACGAAGAGCGCTACCAGACCGTCTATGCGAGCGCGCCGGGGAGCGCCGCCGCACCGACCGCAGGCCTCCACTTCACCTCCGGCTTTTTGACCGAGCTCCGGGCGATCGGGGTCGAAACGGCCACCGTGACCTTGGACGTCGGACTCGACACGTTCCGGCCGATCGCGTCCGAAGACCCCCTTCGTCACGAAATGCACGGCGAGCGGTGCGTCGTCCCCCTGTTGACAGCGAGAAAGATCGCAGAGTGCCGGGGCCGGGTGGTCGCCGTCGGCACGACGACGGTCAGGACCCTCGAAAGTCTGTCGACCGGCCCCAGGCGTGTGGAGCCAAAGAGTACGGACACTAGGTTGTTCATTACGCCAGGTTATCGGTTTAAGACCGTCGACGCGATGTTCACGAACTTTCACCTACCGAAGACCACGATGTTGCTGATGGTTTCGGCCCTATCGTCCCCGGAGTCCGTCCGGACGGCCTATCGCGAAGCGGTCGAACGCCGATACAGGTTCCTGAGCTTCGGTGATTCGATGCTGATCCTCTGA
- a CDS encoding adenylate/guanylate cyclase domain-containing protein, whose amino-acid sequence MKLPLRATLTLRMTALLVGTLVVLGAVAFFSAQRTVNDLADRIIRQTSRLIDGRVENLLSRAESNGRLMAGFVSPTTATQPVISSASQFDALAARQFEVVSSNPHFSSIRFVLDRTGEHVMVIRQPNGSLVLQSTMLVEGGKKLERNRVPFGESFRNLVADAYTTTDFRSTPWYLQAKKEASQVWTGTYVIRNIAGPDTPGITYALPVYDRKNVLLGVVAIDFTISDLSRYLETITVGSTGYAALIEFSPLTEPRIVAHPQANRLVVPEGLTQRLATVHELGDRALETLIGSIQDDYRTIRQDDVRRKLVRVHGRAFQTGIQRVSGDRSPDWFLAIVIPDGDFMSGVWQAGVSFVLLSVVAVSIASVASHVMAGRLARPLQALAAETERVRALDLEPRRLPESKVKEISDLSGAMEQMKTGLRSFGKLVPADYAKWLIASGQEAKLGGERRRITTYFADIIGFTALSEKKEPEELVEILAEYLDVLSSEVLRNGGTVDKFNGDDVMAFWGAPSARSDHAFLACKTAVESQNTLAELHKVWAQDGKPLLRASFGISTGDVIVGNVGSRQRMNYTVIGDAVNLASRLQGLNKYYSTEMLVSSETVREAGDAVVTRTVDYVSVAGRGEPIPVYELLALTEGAESDVIALAEIHDRALRLYRDQHFAAAIDEFAKVLALRRHDGPARILRERCERFIESPPGDQWDGAVHMHLK is encoded by the coding sequence ATGAAGCTGCCGTTGCGAGCGACCCTGACCCTGCGGATGACCGCGCTCTTGGTGGGTACGCTCGTCGTGCTGGGCGCGGTGGCCTTCTTCAGCGCCCAACGGACCGTCAACGACCTTGCCGACCGTATCATCCGTCAGACGTCCCGGTTGATCGACGGACGCGTCGAAAACCTTTTGTCCAGGGCCGAGAGTAACGGAAGGCTCATGGCCGGCTTCGTCTCGCCCACGACCGCGACCCAACCCGTCATTTCCAGCGCGAGCCAGTTCGACGCCCTGGCGGCCCGACAGTTCGAAGTCGTGTCGTCGAACCCTCACTTTAGTTCGATCCGCTTCGTCTTGGACCGGACGGGAGAGCACGTCATGGTGATCCGCCAACCGAACGGGTCGCTGGTGCTGCAATCGACGATGCTCGTCGAGGGCGGCAAGAAGCTCGAACGGAACCGGGTGCCCTTCGGTGAGTCGTTCCGGAACCTCGTCGCCGACGCTTACACGACCACGGACTTCCGCTCGACGCCGTGGTACCTCCAGGCGAAGAAGGAAGCGAGCCAAGTCTGGACGGGCACCTATGTCATCCGGAACATCGCCGGGCCGGACACGCCCGGGATCACGTACGCCCTTCCCGTCTACGACCGAAAGAACGTCCTTTTGGGCGTCGTCGCGATCGACTTCACGATTTCCGATCTCAGCCGGTATCTCGAGACGATCACAGTGGGATCGACGGGGTACGCCGCGCTGATCGAGTTCAGCCCGCTGACCGAGCCCCGGATCGTGGCCCATCCTCAAGCGAACCGGCTCGTCGTCCCTGAAGGTTTGACCCAACGGCTCGCGACCGTCCACGAACTCGGGGACCGGGCCCTCGAGACCCTGATCGGGTCGATCCAGGACGACTACCGGACCATCCGCCAAGACGACGTCCGAAGGAAGCTCGTCCGCGTCCACGGCCGGGCCTTCCAGACCGGCATCCAAAGGGTGTCGGGCGACAGGTCCCCGGATTGGTTCCTCGCCATCGTCATCCCCGACGGCGACTTCATGAGCGGCGTTTGGCAAGCCGGCGTTTCGTTCGTCTTGCTCAGCGTCGTCGCCGTTTCGATCGCATCGGTCGCGAGCCATGTCATGGCCGGACGCTTGGCCCGGCCCCTCCAAGCCCTGGCCGCGGAGACCGAGCGGGTACGAGCCCTCGACCTCGAGCCGCGCCGGCTGCCCGAATCGAAGGTCAAGGAGATTTCCGACCTGTCCGGAGCCATGGAACAGATGAAGACCGGCCTGCGCTCGTTCGGCAAACTCGTGCCGGCGGACTACGCCAAGTGGTTGATCGCATCCGGTCAAGAAGCCAAGCTCGGCGGCGAACGACGGCGCATCACGACCTATTTCGCCGACATCATCGGGTTCACCGCCCTTTCCGAGAAGAAGGAGCCGGAGGAACTCGTGGAGATCCTGGCCGAGTACCTGGACGTCCTCAGTTCGGAGGTCCTTCGCAACGGCGGTACGGTCGATAAGTTCAACGGTGACGACGTCATGGCGTTTTGGGGCGCACCGTCGGCGCGGTCCGACCACGCGTTCCTGGCCTGCAAGACTGCGGTCGAAAGTCAGAACACGTTGGCCGAACTCCACAAAGTCTGGGCCCAAGACGGTAAGCCTTTGCTCCGGGCGTCGTTCGGCATTTCGACTGGCGACGTCATCGTCGGAAACGTCGGCAGCCGGCAACGGATGAACTACACCGTCATCGGAGACGCCGTCAACCTCGCTTCGCGCCTCCAGGGGTTGAACAAGTACTACAGCACCGAAATGCTCGTCAGCTCCGAGACCGTCCGGGAGGCGGGGGACGCAGTCGTGACGCGTACTGTCGACTACGTATCGGTGGCCGGTCGAGGCGAGCCGATCCCCGTCTACGAGCTTCTCGCCCTGACCGAAGGAGCCGAGAGCGACGTCATCGCCCTTGCCGAGATCCACGACCGCGCCCTTCGTCTCTACCGCGACCAGCACTTCGCCGCCGCGATCGACGAGTTCGCCAAGGTGTTGGCCCTCCGCCGCCATGACGGCCCGGCCAGGATCCTCCGCGAGCGTTGCGAACGGTTCATCGAGTCGCCTCCCGGCGACCAGTGGGACGGCGCCGTCCACATGCATCTTAAGTGA
- a CDS encoding hydroxymethylglutaryl-CoA lyase codes for MIRIVEVAPRDGLQNEAVFVPTGTKARFVADLAAAGLQEIEVTSFVSPKWVPQLADAAELCAQVPEGVLWSALVPNAKGLERALEQGTKRIAVFTAASEAFTQKNINMSVDESILTFADVVREFRGAVSDGWVRAYLSTAFECPYSGKVDPKLPGRLALRLLDIGVDEVSIGDTTGVAVPKEVRAVIRSLGVERSRVAWHFHDTRGTAVANVQVALDTGFTSFDASAGGLGGCPYAPGAGGNLATDDLVYLLERSGFECGVDSIALAKASLPVLEVLGRSPASKAQSALLAACR; via the coding sequence ATGATCAGGATCGTGGAGGTCGCGCCGCGCGACGGCCTTCAGAACGAGGCCGTGTTCGTGCCGACCGGAACGAAAGCCCGGTTCGTGGCCGATCTGGCGGCGGCCGGTCTCCAAGAGATCGAGGTCACGAGCTTCGTCTCTCCCAAGTGGGTGCCGCAGTTAGCCGACGCGGCCGAGCTCTGTGCACAGGTTCCGGAAGGGGTCTTGTGGTCGGCGCTCGTCCCGAACGCGAAGGGGCTGGAACGGGCCTTGGAACAAGGGACGAAACGGATCGCCGTCTTCACGGCCGCGAGCGAAGCGTTCACCCAGAAGAACATCAACATGTCCGTGGACGAGTCGATCCTGACGTTCGCTGACGTCGTCCGCGAGTTCCGTGGCGCGGTCTCCGACGGGTGGGTGCGGGCCTATCTCAGCACGGCGTTCGAATGCCCTTACTCGGGGAAGGTCGATCCCAAGTTGCCCGGAAGATTGGCGCTACGGCTGCTCGACATCGGTGTGGACGAGGTGAGCATCGGTGACACGACCGGTGTGGCCGTCCCGAAAGAGGTACGGGCCGTCATCCGATCGCTCGGCGTCGAACGGTCCCGCGTCGCTTGGCACTTTCACGACACACGGGGTACGGCCGTCGCGAACGTCCAAGTCGCTTTGGACACGGGATTCACGTCTTTCGACGCCAGTGCCGGCGGACTCGGCGGATGTCCGTACGCTCCCGGAGCAGGCGGCAATCTGGCCACCGACGATTTGGTCTACCTCTTGGAGCGCAGCGGGTTCGAGTGCGGGGTGGACTCTATCGCCCTGGCAAAGGCGTCTTTGCCTGTTCTGGAGGTGCTTGGACGTTCCCCGGCATCGAAGGCGCAGTCTGCACTGTTGGCCGCCTGTCGGTGA
- a CDS encoding gamma-glutamyl-gamma-aminobutyrate hydrolase family protein has product MNPPVIGIVATIGPDPSSDEREVYFVGKPYVDAVLAAGGLPVILAHGIDGAACATLIDGWLIIGGNDLDPALYGQVRHPETKVEPDTRFAQEKALYGSVPVGMPVLGICYGCQLISVLRGGDLIQHLPDVTGHRGHSGGTVQNYKIEEGSRLASLVGSTTVEGKSYHHQAVNHPGDGLNVVARGEDGTVEAVEDGCGAWIVGVQWHPERSLDVAASRSLFQGFVDEARRYKESKTSCGTW; this is encoded by the coding sequence ATGAACCCGCCGGTCATCGGGATCGTCGCGACCATAGGTCCTGATCCATCGTCGGACGAGCGTGAGGTGTACTTCGTAGGGAAACCCTACGTGGACGCCGTACTGGCTGCCGGCGGTTTGCCCGTCATCTTGGCCCACGGCATCGACGGTGCCGCCTGCGCTACTCTGATCGACGGTTGGCTCATCATCGGCGGAAACGACCTGGATCCGGCCCTCTACGGTCAAGTCCGGCATCCCGAGACGAAAGTGGAGCCCGACACCCGGTTCGCTCAAGAGAAAGCCTTGTACGGGTCTGTGCCCGTGGGCATGCCCGTCCTGGGGATCTGCTACGGCTGCCAACTGATCAGCGTTTTGCGGGGCGGCGACCTGATCCAGCACTTGCCCGACGTGACGGGCCACCGGGGCCATTCCGGAGGAACGGTCCAAAATTATAAGATCGAGGAAGGGAGCCGCCTGGCCTCGCTGGTCGGTTCGACGACGGTCGAAGGCAAAAGCTACCATCATCAGGCCGTCAACCATCCTGGTGATGGATTGAACGTCGTCGCGCGGGGCGAAGACGGGACGGTCGAAGCGGTGGAGGACGGGTGCGGGGCTTGGATCGTCGGTGTCCAATGGCACCCGGAGCGGAGCCTGGACGTCGCGGCCTCGCGTTCGCTGTTCCAAGGGTTCGTCGACGAGGCCAGGCGGTACAAGGAGTCGAAGACGTCGTGCGGTACCTGGTGA
- a CDS encoding biotin/lipoyl-binding protein, whose protein sequence is MAPGAEPGRRGLAFAVPRVRRRGQAVQGVEDVVRYLVNGLETDLEAQGAVTVIQDGDRSVVSTPSGRASALAVRRGDKVLVSYLGRTYEIERPSATAKAHSGSTSGDSRAPMPGQVVEVFVEQGQQVQAGEKLLILEAMKMQHAVTAPFAGTVAALPVQKGDQVGEGQLLAHVEARDES, encoded by the coding sequence ATGGCACCCGGAGCGGAGCCTGGACGTCGCGGCCTCGCGTTCGCTGTTCCAAGGGTTCGTCGACGAGGCCAGGCGGTACAAGGAGTCGAAGACGTCGTGCGGTACCTGGTGAACGGCCTCGAGACCGACCTTGAGGCTCAAGGGGCGGTCACGGTCATTCAGGACGGCGACAGGTCGGTCGTGTCGACCCCCTCGGGCCGAGCGAGCGCCCTGGCCGTCCGGCGAGGGGACAAGGTCCTCGTGTCCTATCTGGGCCGGACGTACGAGATCGAGAGGCCGAGCGCGACGGCAAAGGCCCACTCCGGGTCGACGTCGGGCGATAGTCGGGCACCAATGCCGGGACAGGTCGTCGAGGTTTTTGTGGAACAAGGTCAACAGGTGCAGGCTGGGGAGAAACTGCTGATCCTCGAGGCCATGAAGATGCAGCACGCGGTCACCGCGCCCTTCGCGGGCACGGTCGCCGCGTTACCGGTCCAAAAGGGCGATCAAGTCGGCGAGGGGCAGCTCTTAGCCCACGTCGAGGCCCGAGATGAGTCATAG
- a CDS encoding glycosyltransferase, which produces MEPLRIALFSDSALPVLNGVSVSVDALVRSLRDEGHSVFLYTSLYARFRDSDPNVTRFLAVRTPWTKDYPLAVPPFYPWFHDFKKGRFDIVHTHTPFTVGMVGLRWAQSLEIPVVATYHTHYDKYAHYVPFFPKRYLRYKIAKHTNFYYGSVDQVVTPSEASKRWLKRHSVKRPITVVPTGVPEPKALDRRAVRAGFEVHPMRKVVLYVGRLALEKNLSTLLEAAPLMIERDKEVEIWIVGDGPARDEYLNQARALGIGDRVRFWGFKPRSELDAYYAAADVFAFPSMTETQGLVVLEAMSHGLPAVVVQGGGASGAVESGQNGFVVANDPHDVAEAVVKLLSDPLLHSAVSERARATGLSSTVGAMTRRVLDVYQAALSGPPSVVEALR; this is translated from the coding sequence GTGGAGCCCTTGAGGATCGCGCTGTTCTCAGACAGTGCCTTGCCCGTCTTGAACGGAGTGAGCGTCAGCGTCGACGCCCTCGTGCGGTCGTTGCGCGACGAGGGGCACAGCGTCTTCCTCTACACGTCGCTGTACGCCCGGTTCCGGGATTCCGACCCGAACGTGACCCGGTTCTTGGCCGTCCGGACGCCTTGGACGAAGGACTACCCCCTCGCCGTCCCGCCGTTCTATCCCTGGTTCCACGACTTCAAGAAAGGGCGGTTCGACATCGTCCACACGCACACTCCGTTCACGGTCGGAATGGTCGGGCTCCGGTGGGCGCAATCGCTCGAGATACCTGTCGTCGCGACGTACCACACCCATTATGACAAATACGCCCACTACGTCCCGTTCTTCCCAAAGCGCTACCTCCGGTACAAGATCGCGAAGCACACGAACTTCTATTACGGGAGCGTCGACCAGGTCGTCACGCCAAGCGAGGCGTCAAAGCGGTGGCTCAAACGGCACTCCGTAAAGCGTCCGATTACGGTCGTTCCGACGGGCGTCCCCGAACCCAAGGCTCTCGACCGCCGGGCCGTCCGGGCCGGCTTCGAAGTCCATCCGATGCGAAAGGTCGTCCTCTATGTCGGTCGGTTGGCCCTCGAAAAAAACCTCTCGACCTTGCTCGAAGCCGCGCCATTGATGATCGAACGGGACAAGGAGGTCGAGATATGGATCGTCGGAGACGGCCCGGCACGGGACGAGTACCTGAACCAAGCTAGAGCATTGGGCATCGGAGACCGTGTGAGGTTCTGGGGTTTCAAGCCCCGTTCCGAGCTCGACGCCTACTACGCGGCCGCCGACGTCTTCGCTTTCCCGTCGATGACCGAAACGCAAGGGCTGGTCGTCTTGGAGGCGATGTCACACGGGCTGCCGGCCGTCGTCGTCCAAGGAGGCGGCGCGTCCGGCGCCGTCGAATCCGGTCAGAACGGGTTCGTCGTCGCGAACGACCCCCATGACGTCGCCGAGGCGGTCGTCAAGCTCCTTTCCGACCCGTTGCTCCATTCGGCCGTATCGGAACGAGCCCGGGCCACGGGCCTTTCGTCGACCGTCGGCGCCATGACGCGTCGCGTCCTTGACGTCTATCAGGCGGCACTGTCCGGGCCGCCGTCCGTCGTGGAGGCCTTGCGGTGA
- a CDS encoding HAD-IA family hydrolase, with the protein MTVRAVTFDCAQTLIDVDWRPAVLAVECAQHLGFDVDETGHAAVYDRLLRSRWGEFRELNLTRDANLTDAFWDKLTSDWCQECGYPQGSTVKVLHEARERLFGPASTVFRLYDDVVPCLEALARSGVVLAVVSNWDISLHRVIDAFGLRPFFATVVASMEEGVEKPDPRIFETALQRIGMDAAAAWHVGDNPVDDFQGARGAGMKAVLVDRSSSDSSGAYVSTLTDVPERIGL; encoded by the coding sequence ATGACCGTCCGGGCCGTCACGTTCGACTGTGCCCAGACGTTGATCGACGTCGATTGGCGTCCTGCCGTCCTCGCCGTCGAGTGCGCGCAGCATCTCGGGTTCGACGTCGACGAAACAGGCCACGCGGCCGTCTACGACAGGCTCTTGAGGTCCCGATGGGGCGAATTCCGTGAACTCAACCTGACGAGGGACGCGAACCTGACGGACGCATTCTGGGACAAGCTGACGTCGGACTGGTGCCAAGAATGCGGCTACCCACAGGGGTCGACCGTCAAGGTGCTCCACGAAGCGAGAGAACGGCTCTTTGGGCCGGCGTCGACGGTTTTCCGACTTTACGACGACGTCGTTCCGTGTCTCGAAGCCTTGGCCCGCTCGGGAGTCGTTTTGGCCGTGGTGAGCAATTGGGACATCTCCCTGCACCGGGTCATCGACGCGTTCGGATTGCGTCCGTTCTTCGCCACCGTCGTCGCTTCGATGGAGGAGGGCGTCGAAAAGCCGGACCCCAGGATCTTCGAGACGGCGTTGCAGAGGATCGGAATGGACGCAGCAGCGGCTTGGCACGTCGGTGACAACCCGGTGGACGACTTCCAAGGCGCCCGCGGCGCCGGCATGAAGGCGGTGCTCGTCGACCGGTCGTCTTCGGACTCCTCCGGTGCCTACGTCTCGACATTGACCGACGTCCCGGAGAGGATCGGCCTCTGA